In Calonectris borealis chromosome 25, bCalBor7.hap1.2, whole genome shotgun sequence, the following proteins share a genomic window:
- the RSPO1 gene encoding R-spondin-1 gives MQLGLFVVVVFLSSMDLTGSSKVVKGKRQRRISTELSQGCARGCDLCSEFNGCLRCSPKLFILLERNDIRQIGICLPSCPLGYFGLRNTDMNKCIKCKIENCESCFSRNFCTKCKEGLYLHKGRCYVTCPEGYSAANGTMECSSPAQCEMSEWGPWGPCSKKRKLCGFKKGNEDRTRRILQAPSGDVSLCPATTEVRRCTVQKNQCPEGKRKKKEEQGKQDNANGNRNRKDTKDAKSGTKKRKSKQRGAAVPATSASPAQ, from the exons ATGCAGCTTGGactgtttgtggtggtggtttttctAAGCTCGATGGATCTAACAGGCAGCAGCAAAGTGGTGAAGGGCAAGAGACAAAGACGAA TTAGCACCGAGCTGAGTCAGGGCTGTGCCAGAGGCTGCGACCTGTGCTCCGAGTTCAATGGGTGCCTGAGATGTTCCCCCAAACTCTTCATCCTTCTGGAGAGGAATGATATCCGGCAAATTGGGATTTGCCTACCATCTTGTCCACTGGGATACTTCGGCCTTCGCAATACAGACATGAACAAGTGCATCA aatgcaAAATTGAGAACTGTGAGTCCTGTTTCAGTCGAAACTTTTGCACAAAATGTAAGGAAGGTTTGTATTTGCACAAAGGGAGATGTTACGTCACATGCCCCGAAGGCTACTCTGCTGCCAACGGCACCATGGAGTGCAGCAGTCCTG CACAATGTGAAATGAGTGAGTGGGGGCCCTGGGGGCCCTGCTCCAAGAAGAGGAAGCTCTGTGGCTTCAAGAAGGGCAACGAAGACCGAACGCGGCGGATTCTGCAGGCTCCCTCTGGAGACGTGTCCCTGTGCCCTGCCACCACGGAGGTGCGGAGATGCACCGTGCAGAAGAACCAGTGCCCTGAAG ggaaaaggaagaaaaaggaagagcaagGAAAGCAAGATAATGCAAATGGGAACAGAAATCGGAAAGACACCAAAGACGCTAAGTCTGGCAccaagaagaggaagagcaaACAGAGAGGGGCCGCGGTCCCTGCAACGTCCGCTAGCCCTGCCCAGTAG
- the GNL2 gene encoding nucleolar GTP-binding protein 2 isoform X3, with product MVKPRYKGRSTINPSRASTNPDRVGGAGGNNMRDRATIRRLNMYRQKERRNKHGKVIKPLQYQSTVAPGTVARVEPNIKWFGNTRVIKQSSLQKFQEEMETVMKDPYRVVMKQRKLPMSLFYDRIKPHTSRVHILDTETFETTFGPKSQRKRPNLSASDVQSLVENAEASSGSYDQGKDRDLVTEDTGVRDEAQEEIYKKGQSKRIWGELYKVIDSSDVVVQVLDARDPMGTRSPHVESYLKKEKHWKHLIFVLNKCDLVPTWATVWQYITLMRRIFLIDCPGVVYPSGDTETDIVLKGVVQVEKIKSPEDHISAVLERAKPEYIRKTYKIDSWKDTEDFLEKLASRTGKLLKGGEPDMQTVSKMVLNDWQRGRIPFFVKPPNAETGPQPPALEVTMTSSQDNNEEKISELVASSVEPPEEKNNTDTEIKQLMSHVRQNFGRINVAPQFSEEDLVPVDVPGFDETDSDSSGEEEQEEEKEENEQHQDSVEEESQLAVPGARESSKAVLKALEEKIAKYKKFLDKAKAKRFSAIRIPKQLSEKVFAKSMQKSEEPKETEDRGSTEKKRKRKAEDDDDDDDHLGKQPCKKLTSKERRRAERQQRSKKVGVRYYETHNVKNKNKNKKKTGLEGQRSKHKKYKHKQ from the exons ATGGTGAAGCCACGCTATAAGGGCCGCAGCACCATCAACCCCTCCCGCGCCAGCACCAATCCCG ATCGCGTGGGGGGCGCGGGAGGAAACAACATGCGGGACCGAGCCACCATCCGGCGCCTCAACATGTACCGGCAGAAGGAGCGGAG AAACAAACATGGTAAAGTGATTAAGCCTCTACAGTATCAGTCAACAGTGGCACCAGGCACAGTTGCAAGAGTGGAACCAAATATTAAATGGTTTG GAAATACTCGCGTGATCAAGCAATCATCCCTACAGAAATTTCAAGAAGAGATGGAAACTGTCATGAAAGATCCTTACAGAGTGGTCATGAAGCAAAGAAAGTTGCCGATGTCCCTTTTCTATGATCGGATTAAACCGCAC ACCTCCAGAGTTCACATTCTTGACACAGAAACATTTGAAACAACATTTGGCCCCAAATCACAGAGGAAAAGACCAAATCTTTCTGCAAGTGATGTGCAGTCTCTGGTGGAGAATGCTGAAGCCTCATCAGGATCTTATGATCAGGGCAAGGACCGAGACCTGGTGACAGAAGACACTGGTGTAAG GGATGAAGCACAAGAGGAAATATATAAGAAAGGACAGTCCAAAAGAATCTGGGGTGAGCTCTACAAG gtgataGACTCATCAGATGTTGTTGTTCAAGTTCTTGATGCCAGGGATCCCATGGGTACTCGCTCCCCTCATGTGGAATCTTATCTTAAAAAGGAGAAACACTGGAAACATCTCATTTTTGTCCTGAACAAGTGTGATCTTGTTCCTACCTGGGCTACT GTGTGGCAATACATAACCTTGATGCGGCGGATTTTTCTCATTGACTGCCCAGGTGTAGTTTATCCATCTGGAGACACAGAAACAGACATTGTGCTGAAGGGTGTG GTTCAAGTTGAAAAGATTAAGAGCCCTGAAGATCATATTAGTGCCGTGCTGGAAAGAGCCAAACCAGAGTACATCAGAAAGACGTACAAAATTGATTCCTGGAAGGATACAGAAGACTTCCTTGAGAAACTTGCTTCTAGGACTGGAAAACTGCTGAAG GGTGGTGAACCTGACATGCAAACCGTGAGCAAGATGGTTCTCAATGACTGGCAGAGAGGCAGAATTCCATTCTTTGTGAAGCCACCGAATGCAGAAACAGGTCCTCAG CCTCCTGCTTTGGAAGTAACTATGACATCAAGCCAAGATAACAATGAGGAGAAAATTTCCGAGTTGGTAGCATCAAGTGTGGAGCCACCAGAAGAGAAGAATAATACAGACACTGAAATTAAGCAACTCATGTCACATGTTCGGCAGAACTTTGGGAGGATTAATGTGGCACCTCAGTTCTCAGAAGAAGACCTGGTTCCTGTAGATGTGCCAGGCTTTGATGAAACAGACAGTGATTCTtctggagaggaggagcaggaagaggagaaagaggaaaatgagcAACATCAAGATTCAGTAGAGGAGGAATCTCAGTTGGCCGTACCAGGTGCCAGGGAGAGCTCTAAGGCAGTTCTTAAGGCTTTGGAGGAGAAgattgcaaaatacaaaaaatttcTGGATAAAGCCAAAGCAAAGAGATTCTCAGCAATAAG AATCCCTAAGCAGCTGAGTGAAAAAGTGTTTGCAAAATCCATGCAGAAGTCTGAAGAACCCAAAGAAACTGAAGACAGAG GcagcacagagaagaaaagaaaaaggaaagcagaagatgatgatgatgatgatgaccaTTTGGGTAAACAGCCTTGCAAGAAACTTACATCCAAAGAA
- the GNL2 gene encoding nucleolar GTP-binding protein 2 isoform X2 produces the protein MVKPRYKGRSTINPSRASTNPDRVGGAGGNNMRDRATIRRLNMYRQKERRNKHGKVIKPLQYQSTVAPGTVARVEPNIKWFGNTRVIKQSSLQKFQEEMETVMKDPYRVVMKQRKLPMSLFYDRIKPHTSRVHILDTETFETTFGPKSQRKRPNLSASDVQSLVENAEASSGSYDQGKDRDLVTEDTGVRDEAQEEIYKKGQSKRIWGELYKVIDSSDVVVQVLDARDPMGTRSPHVESYLKKEKHWKHLIFVLNKCDLVPTWATLHSDKKQISVGFIGYPNVGKSSVINTLRSKKVCNVAPIAGETKVWQYITLMRRIFLIDCPGVVYPSGDTETDIVLKGVVQVEKIKSPEDHISAVLERAKPEYIRKTYKIDSWKDTEDFLEKLASRTGKLLKGGEPDMQTVSKMVLNDWQRGRIPFFVKPPNAETGPQPPALEVTMTSSQDNNEEKISELVASSVEPPEEKNNTDTEIKQLMSHVRQNFGRINVAPQFSEEDLVPVDVPGFDETDSDSSGEEEQEEEKEENEQHQDSVEEESQLAVPGARESSKAVLKALEEKIAKYKKFLDKAKAKRFSAIRIPKQLSEKVFAKSMQKSEEPKETEDRGSTEKKRKRKAEDDDDDDDHLGKQPCKKLTSKERRRAERQQRSKKVGVRYYETHNVKNKNKNKKKTGLEGQRSKHKKYKHKQ, from the exons ATGGTGAAGCCACGCTATAAGGGCCGCAGCACCATCAACCCCTCCCGCGCCAGCACCAATCCCG ATCGCGTGGGGGGCGCGGGAGGAAACAACATGCGGGACCGAGCCACCATCCGGCGCCTCAACATGTACCGGCAGAAGGAGCGGAG AAACAAACATGGTAAAGTGATTAAGCCTCTACAGTATCAGTCAACAGTGGCACCAGGCACAGTTGCAAGAGTGGAACCAAATATTAAATGGTTTG GAAATACTCGCGTGATCAAGCAATCATCCCTACAGAAATTTCAAGAAGAGATGGAAACTGTCATGAAAGATCCTTACAGAGTGGTCATGAAGCAAAGAAAGTTGCCGATGTCCCTTTTCTATGATCGGATTAAACCGCAC ACCTCCAGAGTTCACATTCTTGACACAGAAACATTTGAAACAACATTTGGCCCCAAATCACAGAGGAAAAGACCAAATCTTTCTGCAAGTGATGTGCAGTCTCTGGTGGAGAATGCTGAAGCCTCATCAGGATCTTATGATCAGGGCAAGGACCGAGACCTGGTGACAGAAGACACTGGTGTAAG GGATGAAGCACAAGAGGAAATATATAAGAAAGGACAGTCCAAAAGAATCTGGGGTGAGCTCTACAAG gtgataGACTCATCAGATGTTGTTGTTCAAGTTCTTGATGCCAGGGATCCCATGGGTACTCGCTCCCCTCATGTGGAATCTTATCTTAAAAAGGAGAAACACTGGAAACATCTCATTTTTGTCCTGAACAAGTGTGATCTTGTTCCTACCTGGGCTACT TTACACTCTGACAAGAAACAGATCAGCGTGGGTTTCATTGGTTATCCGAACGTTGGCAAAAGCTCAGTGATCAATACGTTAAGGTCTAAGAAGGTCTGCAATGTGGCCCCTATTGCAGGTGAAACAAAG GTGTGGCAATACATAACCTTGATGCGGCGGATTTTTCTCATTGACTGCCCAGGTGTAGTTTATCCATCTGGAGACACAGAAACAGACATTGTGCTGAAGGGTGTG GTTCAAGTTGAAAAGATTAAGAGCCCTGAAGATCATATTAGTGCCGTGCTGGAAAGAGCCAAACCAGAGTACATCAGAAAGACGTACAAAATTGATTCCTGGAAGGATACAGAAGACTTCCTTGAGAAACTTGCTTCTAGGACTGGAAAACTGCTGAAG GGTGGTGAACCTGACATGCAAACCGTGAGCAAGATGGTTCTCAATGACTGGCAGAGAGGCAGAATTCCATTCTTTGTGAAGCCACCGAATGCAGAAACAGGTCCTCAG CCTCCTGCTTTGGAAGTAACTATGACATCAAGCCAAGATAACAATGAGGAGAAAATTTCCGAGTTGGTAGCATCAAGTGTGGAGCCACCAGAAGAGAAGAATAATACAGACACTGAAATTAAGCAACTCATGTCACATGTTCGGCAGAACTTTGGGAGGATTAATGTGGCACCTCAGTTCTCAGAAGAAGACCTGGTTCCTGTAGATGTGCCAGGCTTTGATGAAACAGACAGTGATTCTtctggagaggaggagcaggaagaggagaaagaggaaaatgagcAACATCAAGATTCAGTAGAGGAGGAATCTCAGTTGGCCGTACCAGGTGCCAGGGAGAGCTCTAAGGCAGTTCTTAAGGCTTTGGAGGAGAAgattgcaaaatacaaaaaatttcTGGATAAAGCCAAAGCAAAGAGATTCTCAGCAATAAG AATCCCTAAGCAGCTGAGTGAAAAAGTGTTTGCAAAATCCATGCAGAAGTCTGAAGAACCCAAAGAAACTGAAGACAGAG GcagcacagagaagaaaagaaaaaggaaagcagaagatgatgatgatgatgatgaccaTTTGGGTAAACAGCCTTGCAAGAAACTTACATCCAAAGAA
- the GNL2 gene encoding nucleolar GTP-binding protein 2 isoform X1: MVKPRYKGRSTINPSRASTNPDRVGGAGGNNMRDRATIRRLNMYRQKERRNKHGKVIKPLQYQSTVAPGTVARVEPNIKWFGNTRVIKQSSLQKFQEEMETVMKDPYRVVMKQRKLPMSLFYDRIKPHTSRVHILDTETFETTFGPKSQRKRPNLSASDVQSLVENAEASSGSYDQGKDRDLVTEDTGVRDEAQEEIYKKGQSKRIWGELYKVIDSSDVVVQVLDARDPMGTRSPHVESYLKKEKHWKHLIFVLNKCDLVPTWATKRWVAVLSQEYPTLAFHASLTNPFGKGAFIQLLRQFGKLHSDKKQISVGFIGYPNVGKSSVINTLRSKKVCNVAPIAGETKVWQYITLMRRIFLIDCPGVVYPSGDTETDIVLKGVVQVEKIKSPEDHISAVLERAKPEYIRKTYKIDSWKDTEDFLEKLASRTGKLLKGGEPDMQTVSKMVLNDWQRGRIPFFVKPPNAETGPQPPALEVTMTSSQDNNEEKISELVASSVEPPEEKNNTDTEIKQLMSHVRQNFGRINVAPQFSEEDLVPVDVPGFDETDSDSSGEEEQEEEKEENEQHQDSVEEESQLAVPGARESSKAVLKALEEKIAKYKKFLDKAKAKRFSAIRIPKQLSEKVFAKSMQKSEEPKETEDRGSTEKKRKRKAEDDDDDDDHLGKQPCKKLTSKERRRAERQQRSKKVGVRYYETHNVKNKNKNKKKTGLEGQRSKHKKYKHKQ; encoded by the exons ATGGTGAAGCCACGCTATAAGGGCCGCAGCACCATCAACCCCTCCCGCGCCAGCACCAATCCCG ATCGCGTGGGGGGCGCGGGAGGAAACAACATGCGGGACCGAGCCACCATCCGGCGCCTCAACATGTACCGGCAGAAGGAGCGGAG AAACAAACATGGTAAAGTGATTAAGCCTCTACAGTATCAGTCAACAGTGGCACCAGGCACAGTTGCAAGAGTGGAACCAAATATTAAATGGTTTG GAAATACTCGCGTGATCAAGCAATCATCCCTACAGAAATTTCAAGAAGAGATGGAAACTGTCATGAAAGATCCTTACAGAGTGGTCATGAAGCAAAGAAAGTTGCCGATGTCCCTTTTCTATGATCGGATTAAACCGCAC ACCTCCAGAGTTCACATTCTTGACACAGAAACATTTGAAACAACATTTGGCCCCAAATCACAGAGGAAAAGACCAAATCTTTCTGCAAGTGATGTGCAGTCTCTGGTGGAGAATGCTGAAGCCTCATCAGGATCTTATGATCAGGGCAAGGACCGAGACCTGGTGACAGAAGACACTGGTGTAAG GGATGAAGCACAAGAGGAAATATATAAGAAAGGACAGTCCAAAAGAATCTGGGGTGAGCTCTACAAG gtgataGACTCATCAGATGTTGTTGTTCAAGTTCTTGATGCCAGGGATCCCATGGGTACTCGCTCCCCTCATGTGGAATCTTATCTTAAAAAGGAGAAACACTGGAAACATCTCATTTTTGTCCTGAACAAGTGTGATCTTGTTCCTACCTGGGCTACT AAGCGCTGGGTTGCTGTCCTTTCCCAGGAGTATCCAACACTGGCTTTTCATGCCAGCCTCACAAACCCTTTTGGCAAAGGTGCTTTCATACAGCTTTTAAGGCAGTTTGGAAAG TTACACTCTGACAAGAAACAGATCAGCGTGGGTTTCATTGGTTATCCGAACGTTGGCAAAAGCTCAGTGATCAATACGTTAAGGTCTAAGAAGGTCTGCAATGTGGCCCCTATTGCAGGTGAAACAAAG GTGTGGCAATACATAACCTTGATGCGGCGGATTTTTCTCATTGACTGCCCAGGTGTAGTTTATCCATCTGGAGACACAGAAACAGACATTGTGCTGAAGGGTGTG GTTCAAGTTGAAAAGATTAAGAGCCCTGAAGATCATATTAGTGCCGTGCTGGAAAGAGCCAAACCAGAGTACATCAGAAAGACGTACAAAATTGATTCCTGGAAGGATACAGAAGACTTCCTTGAGAAACTTGCTTCTAGGACTGGAAAACTGCTGAAG GGTGGTGAACCTGACATGCAAACCGTGAGCAAGATGGTTCTCAATGACTGGCAGAGAGGCAGAATTCCATTCTTTGTGAAGCCACCGAATGCAGAAACAGGTCCTCAG CCTCCTGCTTTGGAAGTAACTATGACATCAAGCCAAGATAACAATGAGGAGAAAATTTCCGAGTTGGTAGCATCAAGTGTGGAGCCACCAGAAGAGAAGAATAATACAGACACTGAAATTAAGCAACTCATGTCACATGTTCGGCAGAACTTTGGGAGGATTAATGTGGCACCTCAGTTCTCAGAAGAAGACCTGGTTCCTGTAGATGTGCCAGGCTTTGATGAAACAGACAGTGATTCTtctggagaggaggagcaggaagaggagaaagaggaaaatgagcAACATCAAGATTCAGTAGAGGAGGAATCTCAGTTGGCCGTACCAGGTGCCAGGGAGAGCTCTAAGGCAGTTCTTAAGGCTTTGGAGGAGAAgattgcaaaatacaaaaaatttcTGGATAAAGCCAAAGCAAAGAGATTCTCAGCAATAAG AATCCCTAAGCAGCTGAGTGAAAAAGTGTTTGCAAAATCCATGCAGAAGTCTGAAGAACCCAAAGAAACTGAAGACAGAG GcagcacagagaagaaaagaaaaaggaaagcagaagatgatgatgatgatgatgaccaTTTGGGTAAACAGCCTTGCAAGAAACTTACATCCAAAGAA
- the GNL2 gene encoding nucleolar GTP-binding protein 2 isoform X4, whose protein sequence is METVMKDPYRVVMKQRKLPMSLFYDRIKPHTSRVHILDTETFETTFGPKSQRKRPNLSASDVQSLVENAEASSGSYDQGKDRDLVTEDTGVRDEAQEEIYKKGQSKRIWGELYKVIDSSDVVVQVLDARDPMGTRSPHVESYLKKEKHWKHLIFVLNKCDLVPTWATKRWVAVLSQEYPTLAFHASLTNPFGKGAFIQLLRQFGKLHSDKKQISVGFIGYPNVGKSSVINTLRSKKVCNVAPIAGETKVWQYITLMRRIFLIDCPGVVYPSGDTETDIVLKGVVQVEKIKSPEDHISAVLERAKPEYIRKTYKIDSWKDTEDFLEKLASRTGKLLKGGEPDMQTVSKMVLNDWQRGRIPFFVKPPNAETGPQPPALEVTMTSSQDNNEEKISELVASSVEPPEEKNNTDTEIKQLMSHVRQNFGRINVAPQFSEEDLVPVDVPGFDETDSDSSGEEEQEEEKEENEQHQDSVEEESQLAVPGARESSKAVLKALEEKIAKYKKFLDKAKAKRFSAIRIPKQLSEKVFAKSMQKSEEPKETEDRGSTEKKRKRKAEDDDDDDDHLGKQPCKKLTSKERRRAERQQRSKKVGVRYYETHNVKNKNKNKKKTGLEGQRSKHKKYKHKQ, encoded by the exons ATGGAAACTGTCATGAAAGATCCTTACAGAGTGGTCATGAAGCAAAGAAAGTTGCCGATGTCCCTTTTCTATGATCGGATTAAACCGCAC ACCTCCAGAGTTCACATTCTTGACACAGAAACATTTGAAACAACATTTGGCCCCAAATCACAGAGGAAAAGACCAAATCTTTCTGCAAGTGATGTGCAGTCTCTGGTGGAGAATGCTGAAGCCTCATCAGGATCTTATGATCAGGGCAAGGACCGAGACCTGGTGACAGAAGACACTGGTGTAAG GGATGAAGCACAAGAGGAAATATATAAGAAAGGACAGTCCAAAAGAATCTGGGGTGAGCTCTACAAG gtgataGACTCATCAGATGTTGTTGTTCAAGTTCTTGATGCCAGGGATCCCATGGGTACTCGCTCCCCTCATGTGGAATCTTATCTTAAAAAGGAGAAACACTGGAAACATCTCATTTTTGTCCTGAACAAGTGTGATCTTGTTCCTACCTGGGCTACT AAGCGCTGGGTTGCTGTCCTTTCCCAGGAGTATCCAACACTGGCTTTTCATGCCAGCCTCACAAACCCTTTTGGCAAAGGTGCTTTCATACAGCTTTTAAGGCAGTTTGGAAAG TTACACTCTGACAAGAAACAGATCAGCGTGGGTTTCATTGGTTATCCGAACGTTGGCAAAAGCTCAGTGATCAATACGTTAAGGTCTAAGAAGGTCTGCAATGTGGCCCCTATTGCAGGTGAAACAAAG GTGTGGCAATACATAACCTTGATGCGGCGGATTTTTCTCATTGACTGCCCAGGTGTAGTTTATCCATCTGGAGACACAGAAACAGACATTGTGCTGAAGGGTGTG GTTCAAGTTGAAAAGATTAAGAGCCCTGAAGATCATATTAGTGCCGTGCTGGAAAGAGCCAAACCAGAGTACATCAGAAAGACGTACAAAATTGATTCCTGGAAGGATACAGAAGACTTCCTTGAGAAACTTGCTTCTAGGACTGGAAAACTGCTGAAG GGTGGTGAACCTGACATGCAAACCGTGAGCAAGATGGTTCTCAATGACTGGCAGAGAGGCAGAATTCCATTCTTTGTGAAGCCACCGAATGCAGAAACAGGTCCTCAG CCTCCTGCTTTGGAAGTAACTATGACATCAAGCCAAGATAACAATGAGGAGAAAATTTCCGAGTTGGTAGCATCAAGTGTGGAGCCACCAGAAGAGAAGAATAATACAGACACTGAAATTAAGCAACTCATGTCACATGTTCGGCAGAACTTTGGGAGGATTAATGTGGCACCTCAGTTCTCAGAAGAAGACCTGGTTCCTGTAGATGTGCCAGGCTTTGATGAAACAGACAGTGATTCTtctggagaggaggagcaggaagaggagaaagaggaaaatgagcAACATCAAGATTCAGTAGAGGAGGAATCTCAGTTGGCCGTACCAGGTGCCAGGGAGAGCTCTAAGGCAGTTCTTAAGGCTTTGGAGGAGAAgattgcaaaatacaaaaaatttcTGGATAAAGCCAAAGCAAAGAGATTCTCAGCAATAAG AATCCCTAAGCAGCTGAGTGAAAAAGTGTTTGCAAAATCCATGCAGAAGTCTGAAGAACCCAAAGAAACTGAAGACAGAG GcagcacagagaagaaaagaaaaaggaaagcagaagatgatgatgatgatgatgaccaTTTGGGTAAACAGCCTTGCAAGAAACTTACATCCAAAGAA